From Parasteatoda tepidariorum isolate YZ-2023 chromosome 1, CAS_Ptep_4.0, whole genome shotgun sequence, one genomic window encodes:
- the LOC107439468 gene encoding uncharacterized protein isoform X1, translating to MSGSKSSSRSAAVKRDGSLRYATRHLVAEKGKRGSHKEVNSSKSCDCLLKSEGSKISKHMYNSKLPIKRGANNRISNTRDSKSKSASSNHQEKVVIVSKRSSSVSVVKSCKLRKSVSVKKVSYSTSVVLSSEEEDSDSEDDEEESGDEEKEESLRKTRTVVKHTTSKVKSSFSNVKKSTKKSAQKAKAIKLLCEKLSSGKHKDEFANRELRPRFPYSMLQDIPTARSHRMASLNALAKVHVLYENEGRTVGESLNDADETTLIDFLNENSDEEDDEDEEDEEDDEEEIKFNKMLKKEAKISSNNHKESNSDKKSEKTKAVEAKQKNSKKTKPKPIQRKKRKRKAPDVEIIDTRICKRMASLNAQAILAASYLQEPKPKRISKKSDKCDSSSDTEDKEVFLESKCDIEIIETENKDTSAIKIKETKNNSVKQKPDRKSLTSKDNSLESGKSPAYKPSEFPSRSNWSIESDVALSETLSSKSTPLSVSNNTVVSSTSTKVGLTQYTEVTKVQIKSHQDTEIKEESKSERKIEHIVSNDDVAITQMYHYQSKNSNESYCVQMQTTYKPGSKTLTPPSLGNPLHKHMSESMMSSGQNYYGRPSHSPISPSQSYHMNPNIGPMSPVMGMDRVPRQYGGSAFTVPHYRQSQQPQYSQNEYGYYQPAGPLIQPAPDNCTIHKPVPYHPQPNLHQQPQRPQPPAPHRNAYQNFHSQPHSNNSSVMGPHHIQRQKHIIPACPPPLEILPPQPKHPRYSVCRPGEEVSPRGFSSHSTYESSKHPQALHSSYSSRDSYSGYDKQKPSTNAFVRYSQPYEQKDNHSKNNFSRSLAFNAPHQNVTTSSSSRDSARLHSNLSHSSTEIHQHSSPPQGANHFKNLNEMVNSRERSWGLRDSRPRMPASSSNFASYQEDARKNYSVDSHENASYPVRPPSVIEIVDDAPRDTKTYIQLEVPRNSHREKIVVVDIETDDIEQKPCESVNKEVVLTADETNKSLPEIEDTSIVKTESQVSVSQSPAVTIAEQNKNKESNETSDITILEVKKKKESAVVRRARLHGKQRTFRDCYNRPLAPLFKSKKCDILNVTEEHLGKKFQPLVSLPRLVLPKIPDKKPIHGWSWEGPMQEKLVYVSNDSHPCLRPCYPAIRHVEGDVICVRDSVFLRSGPRKTDLPFVAKITALWKNPADGKWKHHGEMNMSLLWYYRPEHSDTGKKVTYAEDEIFASKHRDTNSVACIEDKCYVLTYSEYCRYKKRCRLLEDVTNVPVCVVPEGEESLRMKNLPPNNVSPDLVLFCRRVYDYRQKRLLKNPV from the exons ATGTCTGGATCAAAATCATCATCTCGCTCAGCTGCAGTGAAACGAGATGGAAGTTTGCGCTATGCCACTAGGCATTTAGTTGCTGAAAAAGGGAAAAGAGGTAGTCACAAAGAGGTTAATTCATCAAAATCATGTGATTGCTTATTAAAATCTGAAggaagcaaaatttcaaaacatatgtACAATTCTAAGCTTCCTATCAAGCGAGGAGCAAATAATCGTATAAGTAACACGAGAGATTCAAAAAGTAAATCTGCATCTTCTAACCATCAGGAGAAAGTTGTTATAGTTTCTAAACGCTCATCCTCTGTTAGTGTGGTGAAATCTTGCAAATTACGCAAATCAGTATCAGTTAAGAAAGTTAGTTACTCCACCTCAGTTGTGTTATCTTCAGAAGAAGAAGATTCAGACAGTGAAGATGATGAAGAAGAGTCGGGggatgaagaaaaagaagaaagtttaagaaaaaccaGAACTGTTGTGAAGCATACAACATCTAAAGTGAAGTCAAGCTTTTCAAATGTAAAGAAATCTACCAAGAAATCTGCGCAAAAAGCTAAAGCGATTAAATTGCTCTGTGAGAAATTATCTTCTGGTAAGCATAAAGATGAGTTTGCAAACCGTGAACTTCGCCCAAGATTTCCCTATAGCATGTTACAAGACATCCCAACTGCTAGATCTCACAGAATGGCAAGTTTAAATGCTTTAGCCAAAGTTCAtgttttatatgaaaatgaaGGTAGGACAGTTGGTGAAAGCCTGAATGATGCTGATGAGACAACATTAATTGActttctaaatgaaaattctgatgAAGAGGATGATGAAGACGAAGAAGATGAAGAGGACGAtgaggaagaaataaaattcaataaaatgttgaaGAAAGAGGCAAAGATATCATCTAATAATCATAAGGAGTCCAACAGtgataaaaaatcagaaaaaacaAAAGCTGTTGAGGCAAAGCAGAAGAACAGTAAAAAAACTAAACCAAAACCTATTCAACGtaagaaaagaaagagaaaagcTCCTGATGTTGAAATAATAGATACCAGAATATGTAAAAGAATGGCTAGTTTAAATGCACAAGCTATCTTAGCTGCTAGCTATCTTCAGGAACCAAAGCCCAAAAGAATCTccaaaaaaagtgataaatgtGATAGTTCTTCAGATACAGAAGATAAAGAAGTATTTCTTGAATCCAAGTGTGACATTGAAATTATAGAAACTGAAAACAAAGATACAAgtgctattaaaattaaagaaactaaaaacaaCTCGGTGAAACAAAAACCTGATCGAAAATCCCTTACTTCAAAAGATAATTCTCTTGAGAGTGGGAAATCGCCTGCATACAAACCCTCAGAGTTTCCTAGTCGTTCCAATTGGTCGATTGAATCAGATGTTGCATTATCGGAGACACTTTCTTCAAAATCAACTCCACTTTCTGTTAGCAACAATACTGTTGTATCATCCACATCAACTAAAGTTGGCTTAACCCAATACACAGAAGTCACTAAAGTTCAAATCAAATCTCATCAAGATACTGAAATCAAAGAAGAAAGtaaatcagaaagaaaaatagagCACATTGTATCAAATGACGATGTAGCAATTACTCAAATGTATCATTATCAAtctaaaaattctaatgaaaGTTATTGCGTTCAAATGCAGACAACTTATAAGCCTGGATCAAAAACCTTGACCCCACCTTCTCTTGGCAACCCTTTACACAAGCATATGAGTGAATCAATGATGTCAAGTGGTCAAAATTACTATGGAAGACCTAGTCATAGTCCAATTAGTCCCTCTCAGTCATATCACATGAATCCTAATATTGGGCCTATGTCACCTGTGATGGGAATGGATCGAGTACCTCGACAGTATGGTGGCAGTGCTTTTACTGTACCCCATTATCGTCAGTCACAGCAACCTCAATATTCTCAAAATGAATATG GATATTATCAACCTGCTGGTCCTTTGATTCAGCCAGCACCTGACAACTGTACTATTCACAAGCCTGTTCCATATCATCCTCAACCAAATCTTCATCAACAACCACAGCGACCTCAGCCTCCCGCACCTCATCGAAATGCCTACCAAAACTTTCACTCTCAACCTCATTCTAATAACTCTTCAGTCATGGGCCCTCACCACATTCAAAGACAGAAGCATATCATTCCTGCCTGTCCACCTCCATTGGAGATTCTTCCACCTCAACCTAAACACCCTCGGTATTCTGTCTGTCGCCCAGGGGAAGAAGTTTCTCCACGAGGATTCAGTAGCCATTCAACTTATGAATCTTCAAAACACCCTCAAGCATTGCATTCATCTTATTCCTCTAGAGACAGTTATTCTGGTTACGATAAGCAAAAACCTTCTACAAACGCATTTGTTAGATATTCTCAGCCTTATGAACAAAAAGATAAtcattctaaaaacaatttttcacgAAGTTTGGCATTTAATGCTCCTCATCAGAATGTCACAACCAGTTCATCTTCACGGGATTCTGCCCGTTTACACAGTAATTTAAGTCATTCTTCAACAGAAATTCATCAGCATTCATCGCCTCCTCAAGGAGctaatcatttcaaaaatctaaatgaaaTGGTCAACTCTAGAGAGAGGTCATGGGGTTTGAGAGATAGCCGACCTAGAATGCCTGCATCCTCTTCAAACTTTGCATCTTATCAAGAAGAtgctagaaaaaattattcggtTGACAGTCATGAAAATGCATCATATCCAGTACGTCCCCCATCAGTAATAGAAATTGTTGATGATGCACCACGTGATACCAAGACTTACATTCAACTAGAAGTTCCAAGAAACAGTCATAGGGAAAAAATTGTTGTCGTTGATATAGAGACTGATGATATAGAACAAAAACCTTGTGAATCAGTTAACAAAGAGGTCGTCTTGACTGCAGATGAGACTAATAAAAGTCTTCCAGAAATTGAAGATACGAGTATAGTTAAAACCGAGAGTCAGGTATCTGTGAGCCAATCTCCTGCTGTCACTATTGCTgaacagaacaaaaataaagagtCCAATGAAACTTCTGATATTActattttagaagtaaaaaaaaagaaagaatctgCTGTTGTTCGGAGAGCTAGACTTCATGGGAAACAGAGGACTTTTAGAGACTGTTATAATAGACCACTTGCACCGTTGTTCAAATCTAAAAAGTGTGACATATTAAACGTCACTGAGGAGCATTTGGGTAAAAAATTCCAACCTCTTGTGTCATTGCCTCGTCTTGTGCTTCCAAAAATTCCTGATAAAAAGCCTATTCATGGTTGGTCGTGGGAAGGACCTAtgcaagaaaaattagtttatgtttCA aatgacAGCCATCCTTGTTTGAGACCTTGTTATCCTGCAATTCGCCATGTTGAGGGTGATGTGATATGTGTTAGAGACAGTGTTTTTCTTAGATCGGGTCCAAGAAAAACAGATTTGCCATTTGTTGCAAAAATAACAGCGCTGTGGAAAAATCCTGCTGATGGTAAGTGGAAACATCATG GGGAAATGAACATGAGTCTTTTATGGTATTATCGCCCTGAACACTCTGACACAGGGAAAAAAGTCACTTATGCTGAAGATGAAATATTTGCCTCTAAACACAGAGACACCAATAGTGTTGCTTGTATTGAAGATAAATGTTATGTTCTAACTTATTCAGAATACTGcag
- the LOC107439468 gene encoding uncharacterized protein isoform X2, protein MSGSKSSSRSAAVKRDGSLRYATRHLVAEKGKRGSHKEVNSSKSCDCLLKSEGSKISKHMYNSKLPIKRGANNRISNTRDSKSKSASSNHQEKVVIVSKRSSSVSVVKSCKLRKSVSVKKVSYSTSVVLSSEEEDSDSEDDEEESGDEEKEESLRKTRTVVKHTTSKVKSSFSNVKKSTKKSAQKAKAIKLLCEKLSSGKHKDEFANRELRPRFPYSMLQDIPTARSHRMASLNALAKVHVLYENEGRTVGESLNDADETTLIDFLNENSDEEDDEDEEDEEDDEEEIKFNKMLKKEAKISSNNHKESNSDKKSEKTKAVEAKQKNSKKTKPKPIQRKKRKRKAPDVEIIDTRICKRMASLNAQAILAASYLQEPKPKRISKKSDKCDSSSDTEDKEVFLESKCDIEIIETENKDTSAIKIKETKNNSVKQKPDRKSLTSKDNSLESGKSPAYKPSEFPSRSNWSIESDVALSETLSSKSTPLSVSNNTVVSSTSTKVGLTQYTEVTKVQIKSHQDTEIKEESKSERKIEHIVSNDDVAITQMYHYQSKNSNESYCVQMQTTYKPGSKTLTPPSLGNPLHKHMSESMMSSGQNYYGRPSHSPISPSQSYHMNPNIGPMSPVMGMDRVPRQYGGSAFTVPHYRQSQQPQYSQNEYGYYQPAGPLIQPAPDNCTIHKPVPYHPQPNLHQQPQRPQPPAPHRNAYQNFHSQPHSNNSSVMGPHHIQRQKHIIPACPPPLEILPPQPKHPRYSVCRPGEEVSPRGFSSHSTYESSKHPQALHSSYSSRDSYSGYDKQKPSTNAFVRYSQPYEQKDNHSKNNFSRSLAFNAPHQNVTTSSSSRDSARLHSNLSHSSTEIHQHSSPPQGANHFKNLNEMVNSRERSWGLRDSRPRMPASSSNFASYQEDARKNYSVDSHENASYPVRPPSVIEIVDDAPRDTKTYIQLEVPRNSHREKIVVVDIETDDIEQKPCESVNKEVVLTADETNKSLPEIEDTSIVKTESQVSVSQSPAVTIAEQNKNKESNETSDITILEVKKKKESAVVRRARLHGKQRTFRDCYNRPLAPLFKSKKCDILNVTEEHLGKKFQPLVSLPRLVLPKIPDKKPIHGWSWEGPMQEKLVYVSNDSHPCLRPCYPAIRHVEGDVICVRDSVFLRSGPRKTDLPFVAKITALWKNPADGEMNMSLLWYYRPEHSDTGKKVTYAEDEIFASKHRDTNSVACIEDKCYVLTYSEYCRYKKRCRLLEDVTNVPVCVVPEGEESLRMKNLPPNNVSPDLVLFCRRVYDYRQKRLLKNPV, encoded by the exons ATGTCTGGATCAAAATCATCATCTCGCTCAGCTGCAGTGAAACGAGATGGAAGTTTGCGCTATGCCACTAGGCATTTAGTTGCTGAAAAAGGGAAAAGAGGTAGTCACAAAGAGGTTAATTCATCAAAATCATGTGATTGCTTATTAAAATCTGAAggaagcaaaatttcaaaacatatgtACAATTCTAAGCTTCCTATCAAGCGAGGAGCAAATAATCGTATAAGTAACACGAGAGATTCAAAAAGTAAATCTGCATCTTCTAACCATCAGGAGAAAGTTGTTATAGTTTCTAAACGCTCATCCTCTGTTAGTGTGGTGAAATCTTGCAAATTACGCAAATCAGTATCAGTTAAGAAAGTTAGTTACTCCACCTCAGTTGTGTTATCTTCAGAAGAAGAAGATTCAGACAGTGAAGATGATGAAGAAGAGTCGGGggatgaagaaaaagaagaaagtttaagaaaaaccaGAACTGTTGTGAAGCATACAACATCTAAAGTGAAGTCAAGCTTTTCAAATGTAAAGAAATCTACCAAGAAATCTGCGCAAAAAGCTAAAGCGATTAAATTGCTCTGTGAGAAATTATCTTCTGGTAAGCATAAAGATGAGTTTGCAAACCGTGAACTTCGCCCAAGATTTCCCTATAGCATGTTACAAGACATCCCAACTGCTAGATCTCACAGAATGGCAAGTTTAAATGCTTTAGCCAAAGTTCAtgttttatatgaaaatgaaGGTAGGACAGTTGGTGAAAGCCTGAATGATGCTGATGAGACAACATTAATTGActttctaaatgaaaattctgatgAAGAGGATGATGAAGACGAAGAAGATGAAGAGGACGAtgaggaagaaataaaattcaataaaatgttgaaGAAAGAGGCAAAGATATCATCTAATAATCATAAGGAGTCCAACAGtgataaaaaatcagaaaaaacaAAAGCTGTTGAGGCAAAGCAGAAGAACAGTAAAAAAACTAAACCAAAACCTATTCAACGtaagaaaagaaagagaaaagcTCCTGATGTTGAAATAATAGATACCAGAATATGTAAAAGAATGGCTAGTTTAAATGCACAAGCTATCTTAGCTGCTAGCTATCTTCAGGAACCAAAGCCCAAAAGAATCTccaaaaaaagtgataaatgtGATAGTTCTTCAGATACAGAAGATAAAGAAGTATTTCTTGAATCCAAGTGTGACATTGAAATTATAGAAACTGAAAACAAAGATACAAgtgctattaaaattaaagaaactaaaaacaaCTCGGTGAAACAAAAACCTGATCGAAAATCCCTTACTTCAAAAGATAATTCTCTTGAGAGTGGGAAATCGCCTGCATACAAACCCTCAGAGTTTCCTAGTCGTTCCAATTGGTCGATTGAATCAGATGTTGCATTATCGGAGACACTTTCTTCAAAATCAACTCCACTTTCTGTTAGCAACAATACTGTTGTATCATCCACATCAACTAAAGTTGGCTTAACCCAATACACAGAAGTCACTAAAGTTCAAATCAAATCTCATCAAGATACTGAAATCAAAGAAGAAAGtaaatcagaaagaaaaatagagCACATTGTATCAAATGACGATGTAGCAATTACTCAAATGTATCATTATCAAtctaaaaattctaatgaaaGTTATTGCGTTCAAATGCAGACAACTTATAAGCCTGGATCAAAAACCTTGACCCCACCTTCTCTTGGCAACCCTTTACACAAGCATATGAGTGAATCAATGATGTCAAGTGGTCAAAATTACTATGGAAGACCTAGTCATAGTCCAATTAGTCCCTCTCAGTCATATCACATGAATCCTAATATTGGGCCTATGTCACCTGTGATGGGAATGGATCGAGTACCTCGACAGTATGGTGGCAGTGCTTTTACTGTACCCCATTATCGTCAGTCACAGCAACCTCAATATTCTCAAAATGAATATG GATATTATCAACCTGCTGGTCCTTTGATTCAGCCAGCACCTGACAACTGTACTATTCACAAGCCTGTTCCATATCATCCTCAACCAAATCTTCATCAACAACCACAGCGACCTCAGCCTCCCGCACCTCATCGAAATGCCTACCAAAACTTTCACTCTCAACCTCATTCTAATAACTCTTCAGTCATGGGCCCTCACCACATTCAAAGACAGAAGCATATCATTCCTGCCTGTCCACCTCCATTGGAGATTCTTCCACCTCAACCTAAACACCCTCGGTATTCTGTCTGTCGCCCAGGGGAAGAAGTTTCTCCACGAGGATTCAGTAGCCATTCAACTTATGAATCTTCAAAACACCCTCAAGCATTGCATTCATCTTATTCCTCTAGAGACAGTTATTCTGGTTACGATAAGCAAAAACCTTCTACAAACGCATTTGTTAGATATTCTCAGCCTTATGAACAAAAAGATAAtcattctaaaaacaatttttcacgAAGTTTGGCATTTAATGCTCCTCATCAGAATGTCACAACCAGTTCATCTTCACGGGATTCTGCCCGTTTACACAGTAATTTAAGTCATTCTTCAACAGAAATTCATCAGCATTCATCGCCTCCTCAAGGAGctaatcatttcaaaaatctaaatgaaaTGGTCAACTCTAGAGAGAGGTCATGGGGTTTGAGAGATAGCCGACCTAGAATGCCTGCATCCTCTTCAAACTTTGCATCTTATCAAGAAGAtgctagaaaaaattattcggtTGACAGTCATGAAAATGCATCATATCCAGTACGTCCCCCATCAGTAATAGAAATTGTTGATGATGCACCACGTGATACCAAGACTTACATTCAACTAGAAGTTCCAAGAAACAGTCATAGGGAAAAAATTGTTGTCGTTGATATAGAGACTGATGATATAGAACAAAAACCTTGTGAATCAGTTAACAAAGAGGTCGTCTTGACTGCAGATGAGACTAATAAAAGTCTTCCAGAAATTGAAGATACGAGTATAGTTAAAACCGAGAGTCAGGTATCTGTGAGCCAATCTCCTGCTGTCACTATTGCTgaacagaacaaaaataaagagtCCAATGAAACTTCTGATATTActattttagaagtaaaaaaaaagaaagaatctgCTGTTGTTCGGAGAGCTAGACTTCATGGGAAACAGAGGACTTTTAGAGACTGTTATAATAGACCACTTGCACCGTTGTTCAAATCTAAAAAGTGTGACATATTAAACGTCACTGAGGAGCATTTGGGTAAAAAATTCCAACCTCTTGTGTCATTGCCTCGTCTTGTGCTTCCAAAAATTCCTGATAAAAAGCCTATTCATGGTTGGTCGTGGGAAGGACCTAtgcaagaaaaattagtttatgtttCA aatgacAGCCATCCTTGTTTGAGACCTTGTTATCCTGCAATTCGCCATGTTGAGGGTGATGTGATATGTGTTAGAGACAGTGTTTTTCTTAGATCGGGTCCAAGAAAAACAGATTTGCCATTTGTTGCAAAAATAACAGCGCTGTGGAAAAATCCTGCTGATG GGGAAATGAACATGAGTCTTTTATGGTATTATCGCCCTGAACACTCTGACACAGGGAAAAAAGTCACTTATGCTGAAGATGAAATATTTGCCTCTAAACACAGAGACACCAATAGTGTTGCTTGTATTGAAGATAAATGTTATGTTCTAACTTATTCAGAATACTGcag